One part of the Segnochrobactrum spirostomi genome encodes these proteins:
- a CDS encoding DUF72 domain-containing protein produces the protein MSASSRSTRGLVRVGISGWTYAPWRGVFYPPGLKQSSELPYAAETFPSIEINGTFYGLQKPTAFRAWRDATPDDFVFAVKGSRYITHLKRLKDIETPLANFLASGLLALGSKLGPILWQFPPHFRYDRDRLEPFLAMLPKDTKAAAAFAARHDTRVEGRCVTETDRKRPLRHAVEIRHESFRDPDFVALLKAYNVALVFADTVEWPYFEDVTADFVYARLHGSQELYASGYSDDALDRWAARFRAWSEGGEPDDADRIGGPARRQRGRDCYVYFDNDMKVRAPFDALSLAAKLGLALAAPDASRPGRSPHPGATRRPSPSRGG, from the coding sequence ATGTCGGCCTCGTCCCGCAGCACCCGCGGCCTTGTCCGCGTCGGCATCTCCGGCTGGACCTACGCACCCTGGCGGGGCGTGTTCTATCCGCCCGGGCTGAAGCAGAGCTCCGAGCTCCCCTACGCGGCCGAGACCTTTCCCTCAATCGAGATCAACGGCACCTTCTACGGTCTCCAGAAGCCCACAGCCTTCCGCGCCTGGCGGGACGCGACACCGGACGATTTCGTCTTTGCCGTCAAGGGCTCGCGCTACATCACCCATCTCAAGCGGCTCAAAGACATCGAGACGCCGCTCGCCAATTTCCTCGCCTCGGGGCTCCTCGCCCTCGGGTCGAAGCTCGGGCCGATCCTGTGGCAATTCCCGCCGCACTTCCGCTACGACCGCGATCGCCTCGAACCCTTTCTCGCCATGCTGCCGAAAGATACGAAAGCCGCGGCAGCGTTTGCCGCGCGGCACGACACGCGGGTCGAGGGGCGCTGTGTAACCGAGACGGACCGCAAGCGCCCGCTGCGGCACGCCGTCGAAATCCGCCACGAGAGCTTCCGCGACCCCGACTTCGTCGCGCTGCTCAAGGCCTACAACGTGGCGCTGGTGTTCGCCGACACCGTCGAGTGGCCCTATTTCGAGGACGTCACGGCCGACTTCGTCTATGCGCGGCTGCACGGCTCGCAGGAGCTCTATGCCAGCGGCTATTCCGACGACGCCCTCGATCGCTGGGCGGCTCGATTTCGCGCCTGGTCGGAGGGCGGCGAACCGGACGATGCCGACCGCATCGGCGGCCCGGCCCGACGCCAGCGCGGCCGCGACTGCTACGTCTACTTCGACAACGACATGAAAGTCCGCGCCCCGTTCGACGCCCTGTCGCTGGCGGCAAAGCTCGGTCTCGCCTTGGCGGCGCCGGACGCGTCTCGCCCGGGGCGTTCACCCCACCCCGGCGCTACGCGCCGACCCTCCCCCTCCAGGGGAGGGTGA
- a CDS encoding DUF934 domain-containing protein, which yields MADIFRNGRFEPDTWRTLADDEAIPPEGGVILSLARFEAEREHLSGDNRPLGLHVAPGEAIEAVADDVSRFSVIALAFPSYTDGRNYSTARLLRERYGYRGELRAVGNVLIDQVPLMRRCGIDALVVVNEPTRRRLAEGRIPEVPVFYQPIPAEAEAPAGHRAWGRVRVQ from the coding sequence CGCCGACGACGAGGCGATTCCGCCCGAGGGAGGGGTCATCCTCTCTCTCGCCCGCTTTGAGGCCGAGCGGGAGCATCTCTCCGGCGACAACCGGCCCCTCGGCCTCCACGTCGCCCCCGGCGAGGCGATCGAGGCGGTGGCCGACGACGTGTCCCGCTTCTCGGTCATCGCGCTCGCCTTTCCGAGCTACACGGACGGCCGCAATTATTCGACCGCGCGCCTCCTGCGCGAGCGCTACGGCTATCGCGGTGAACTGCGCGCCGTCGGCAATGTGCTGATCGATCAGGTGCCGCTGATGCGCCGCTGCGGCATCGATGCGCTCGTCGTCGTCAACGAGCCGACCCGGCGGCGTCTTGCCGAGGGCCGCATCCCCGAGGTGCCGGTGTTCTACCAGCCGATCCCGGCCGAGGCGGAAGCCCCGGCCGGCCACCGCGCCTGGGGCCGCGTCCGGGTGCAGTGA